A portion of the Choristoneura fumiferana chromosome 6, NRCan_CFum_1, whole genome shotgun sequence genome contains these proteins:
- the mRpS33 gene encoding mitochondrial ribosomal protein S33, with protein MATNYVKYAQLIKASSNYATRMKRLSNRIFGEVAIPTNAKSMKVVKMFSARPTHSNEEVVHYYPRHVETHALMLRLREYGLFRDEHQDFKDEMKRLRELRGKVKVWRRKLDADKKD; from the coding sequence atggcTACAAATTACGTGAAATACGCACAGCTAATCAAAGCGTCGAGCAACTACGCTACGAGGATGAAGCGGCTGTCGAATCGTATCTTCGGGGAGGTAGCCATCCCCACGAATGCTAAATCCATGAAAGTGGTGAAGATGTTCTCCGCGAGGCCGACGCACAGCAACGAAGAAGTGGTGCATTACTATCCGCGGCACGTGGAGACGCACGCGCTGATGCTGCGGCTGCGCGAGTACGGGCTGTTCCGCGACGAGCACCAGGACTTCAAGGACGAGATGAAGAGGCTGCGCGAGCTGAGGGGGAAGGTCAAGGTGTGGCGGCGGAAGCTCGACGCTGACAAAAAGGACTGA
- the LOC141428789 gene encoding uncharacterized protein — translation MLGWRFKMRVWWCVALCVCARAARPGPGPGPGPAGGGLTPAQPRDGDLTPEVIQQAIEMEMEDASEQDPMLVALRGAGRTRAALCGRGRGCAGALWGRRWLLTRASCAAALQPRHAAVLPHRGVASCRPDAPESGGIPVLARFVHPQYSGAESAAGGAHDAALLLLAAPAPVPPHTNHSRALLLVPE, via the exons ATGCTTGGATGGCGGTTTAAG ATGCGGGTGTGGTGGTGCGTGGCGCTGTGCGTgtgtgcgcgcgcggcgcggcccgGCCCCGGCCCCGGCCCCGGCCCCGCCGGCGGGGGCCTCACGCCCGCGCAGCCCCGCGACGGGGACCTCACGCCCGAGGTCATCCAACAG GCGATCGAGATGGAGATGGAAGATGCGTCGGAGCAGGACCCGATGCTGGTGGCGCTGCGGGGCGCGGGGCGCACGCGGGCGGCGCTGtgcgggcgcgggcggggctgcgcgggcgcgctGTGGGGGCGCCGCTGGCTGCTGACGCGCGCCTCGTGCGCCGCCGCGCTCCAGCCGCGACACGCCGCCGTGCTGCCGCACCGCGGAGTGGCCAGCTGCCGGCCCGACGCGCCAG AGTCTGGCGGGATCCCCGTGCTGGCGCGCTTCGTGCACCCGCAGTATTCGGGCGCGGagagcgcggcgggcggcgcccaCGACGcggcgctgctgctgctggcggcgccggcgccggtgcCGCCGCACACCAACCActcgcgcgcgctgctgctcgTGCCCGAGTAA